One part of the Oceanihabitans sp. IOP_32 genome encodes these proteins:
- a CDS encoding sensor histidine kinase, with protein MINSFHIFLTQTQPVSTASERYLLVYMVMVLLIITVLVIVFFVVFQKRKNKLLLERIKQQQALEEEIILAQTESQEQTLKNIGWELHDNIGQLLAFASMQLSVLKTQVSDDVKDKFKDTSNALNESLKEVRALSKTLNNDVVLNIGLEKSITNELNRLNKMKFTNAQLVIKGEKVDFENRKHEIIIFRILQEFLSNSVKYSGAKNLKIILEYQPNNLIVTASDDGVGFDMHTVEKGSGLINMQSRAALIHAKLDLYAKPNAGVTLSLNYPRS; from the coding sequence ATGATTAATTCCTTCCATATTTTTTTAACACAAACCCAACCTGTTTCTACAGCTTCAGAGCGCTATTTGCTGGTATATATGGTTATGGTGTTATTAATTATTACCGTATTAGTTATTGTGTTTTTTGTAGTATTTCAAAAACGAAAAAACAAATTACTTCTAGAACGTATAAAGCAACAACAAGCTTTAGAAGAAGAAATAATATTAGCCCAAACCGAAAGCCAAGAACAAACCTTAAAAAACATTGGCTGGGAATTACACGATAATATTGGTCAGCTCTTAGCTTTTGCAAGTATGCAACTAAGTGTTTTAAAAACTCAGGTTTCCGATGATGTAAAAGATAAATTTAAAGATACTTCTAATGCACTTAACGAAAGCTTAAAGGAAGTACGCGCACTTTCAAAAACATTAAATAATGACGTGGTGCTTAACATTGGCTTAGAAAAATCTATCACTAATGAATTAAACCGATTAAATAAGATGAAATTCACCAACGCCCAATTGGTTATTAAAGGCGAAAAAGTAGATTTTGAAAACCGAAAACACGAAATTATTATTTTTAGGATCCTGCAAGAGTTTTTGTCAAATTCGGTTAAATATTCTGGAGCTAAAAATCTTAAAATAATTTTAGAATATCAGCCAAATAATTTAATAGTTACGGCTTCAGACGACGGCGTAGGTTTCGATATGCACACCGTAGAAAAAGGTTCTGGTTTAATTAATATGCAAAGTAGAGCGGCTTTAATTCATGCAAAATTAGATTTGTACGCTAAACCAAACGCAGGGGTAACGCTAAGTTTAAATTATCCGAGGTCTTAA
- a CDS encoding RluA family pseudouridine synthase — protein MPKTRSHKTNLQVIYEDNHLIIINKRVGDIVQGDKTGDQPLSDIVKAYIKEKYNKPGNVYLGTVHRLDRPTSGLVIFAKTSKVLPRLNKLFVSKDIRKTYWAIVKTAPQKKEDTLIHWLKKNPKNNKSYAHNKEVTDSKKAILHYKTLKTLNNYLLLEVNLETGRHHQIRCQLAAIGCPIKGDLKYGFNRSNNDAGISLHARAIQFTHPVSKNKIHVTAPLPEDPLWDACSS, from the coding sequence ATGCCTAAAACACGATCTCATAAAACAAACCTACAAGTAATCTACGAAGACAATCACCTCATTATTATAAATAAACGTGTGGGCGATATTGTTCAAGGCGATAAAACTGGCGACCAACCCTTAAGTGATATTGTTAAAGCCTATATAAAAGAAAAATATAACAAACCCGGCAATGTTTATTTAGGTACTGTACACCGCTTAGACCGCCCCACTTCTGGACTTGTTATTTTTGCAAAAACCAGTAAAGTTTTACCTCGACTCAATAAACTATTTGTTTCTAAAGACATTCGTAAAACCTATTGGGCTATTGTTAAAACGGCACCACAAAAAAAAGAGGACACCTTAATTCATTGGCTTAAAAAAAATCCGAAAAACAATAAGTCTTATGCCCACAATAAAGAGGTTACCGATAGTAAAAAAGCCATTTTACATTACAAAACGCTAAAAACTCTAAATAATTACCTGTTATTAGAAGTGAATTTAGAAACCGGAAGACATCACCAGATACGCTGTCAATTAGCCGCTATAGGCTGTCCGATTAAAGGCGATTTAAAATACGGATTTAACAGAAGTAATAATGATGCTGGGATAAGCTTACACGCCAGAGCCATCCAATTTACTCATCCTGTTTCTAAAAACAAGATTCATGTTACAGCTCCCCTTCCTGAAGATCCTTTATGGGATGCTTGTTCGTCATAA
- the panB gene encoding 3-methyl-2-oxobutanoate hydroxymethyltransferase, which yields MSTAKKEYKRITVKSLVEMKTNTEKISMLTAYDYTTAKIVDGAGVDVILVGDSASNVMAGHETTLPITLDQMIYHASSVIRAIKRALVVVDLPFGSYQSDPKEALRSAIRIMKESGAHAVKLEGGKEIKESIKRILHAGIPVMGHLGLTPQSIYKFGTYTVRAKEEQEAEQLIADAKMLERIGCFAIVLEKIPAKLAKQVAESVSIPIIGIGAGSDVDGQVLVLHDMLGMTHEFNPRFLRRYMNLYEDMTTAISQYVDDVKTVDFPNESEQY from the coding sequence ATGTCTACAGCAAAAAAAGAGTACAAACGCATAACCGTTAAATCGTTGGTTGAAATGAAAACCAATACCGAAAAAATATCGATGCTCACGGCTTACGATTACACTACCGCTAAAATTGTTGATGGCGCAGGGGTTGATGTGATACTGGTTGGCGACTCGGCTAGTAATGTTATGGCGGGTCACGAAACCACATTACCTATAACCTTAGACCAGATGATATATCACGCATCTTCTGTAATTAGAGCTATTAAAAGAGCTTTAGTTGTTGTCGATTTGCCTTTTGGAAGTTACCAAAGCGACCCTAAAGAAGCTCTGCGCTCTGCTATTAGAATTATGAAAGAAAGTGGAGCTCATGCCGTAAAATTAGAGGGTGGTAAAGAAATAAAAGAGTCTATAAAACGTATTTTACATGCTGGAATTCCAGTTATGGGTCACTTAGGTTTAACACCACAATCTATTTACAAATTTGGTACCTACACGGTTCGTGCGAAAGAAGAACAGGAGGCTGAACAGCTTATCGCCGATGCCAAAATGCTGGAAAGAATAGGGTGTTTTGCTATCGTACTCGAAAAAATACCGGCAAAACTAGCCAAACAAGTGGCTGAAAGTGTTAGCATTCCTATTATTGGTATTGGAGCAGGAAGTGATGTTGATGGGCAAGTTTTAGTTTTACATGATATGCTTGGTATGACACATGAATTTAATCCACGGTTTTTACGTCGGTATATGAATTTGTATGAAGACATGACTACTGCTATTTCTCAATATGTGGATGACGTGAAAACTGTAGATTTTCCTAATGAGAGTGAGCAATATTGA
- a CDS encoding DUF5694 domain-containing protein, translating to MKYILGLLMLAFVACQPKQKDMTKAADLEENKLEVLLIGTFHFANYNPKNNLDVAQTNEVDVLSAKNQKELETISNKIAQFNPDKIFVEYPFRKQKKLDSIFQSFSPNNYAELKRSETVQLAFRVGKKLNHDKIFAYDYRESSFPYNQMLETMRKAKQSKLLEKENTDLTKYENQYNAIVKSTQSVTQILYFLNEEQNRKDDLGWYLNLANQAGSPTDTIGSYLASEWYKRNLYMYANIQKQITKADKKIMILLGASHISVFKNFMDYNPEWKTVELKEIMKSKQ from the coding sequence ATGAAATACATTTTAGGATTACTCATGCTAGCCTTTGTTGCTTGCCAGCCCAAGCAAAAAGACATGACAAAAGCAGCAGATTTAGAGGAAAACAAACTTGAAGTCCTTCTAATTGGAACTTTTCATTTTGCAAATTATAATCCAAAAAACAATTTGGATGTTGCTCAAACTAATGAAGTTGATGTGTTAAGTGCAAAAAACCAAAAAGAACTAGAAACCATAAGTAATAAAATTGCACAATTTAATCCTGATAAAATTTTTGTTGAATATCCTTTTAGGAAACAAAAAAAATTAGATTCCATATTCCAATCGTTTTCTCCAAATAACTATGCTGAATTAAAAAGAAGTGAAACTGTACAATTAGCCTTTAGAGTCGGAAAAAAATTAAATCACGATAAAATATTTGCTTACGATTATCGTGAGTCCTCATTTCCCTATAACCAAATGCTTGAGACTATGAGAAAAGCGAAACAAAGCAAATTGCTTGAAAAAGAAAATACAGATTTAACCAAGTATGAAAACCAATACAATGCGATTGTAAAATCTACACAATCAGTCACACAAATTTTATATTTTTTAAATGAGGAACAAAACAGAAAAGACGATCTAGGTTGGTATTTAAATTTAGCTAATCAAGCGGGATCTCCAACCGATACTATTGGCTCCTATTTGGCTTCAGAATGGTATAAAAGAAATTTATACATGTACGCTAACATTCAAAAACAAATCACAAAAGCGGATAAAAAAATTATGATCCTTTTAGGAGCCAGTCATATTAGCGTTTTTAAAAATTTTATGGATTATAATCCAGAATGGAAAACCGTGGAATTAAAAGAAATAATGAAGTCAAAACAATAG
- a CDS encoding L-serine ammonia-lyase, giving the protein MECISVFDMLKIGVGPSSSHTLGPWRAAERWIKELKATNKFDNIQAITVDLYGSLSLTGKGHATDYAVMLGLTGVDPETIPTDDIETIVSNIKTNKTLTVNGEKSIEFNPETAIVFNKNFLPFHSNGMSFTATINGEKLTSTFYSIGGGFVVKEERSVHKKNAEIKHSFPYPIDKGSELLQYCIDLNMPISKVVLENEKSIRSEAVIDSELKRIWDTMLECMYIGCHTEGHLPGGLNVRRRAFDIHQTLKSKTPYSNPVEWLYSIRDTEVKFRQILKWVSCFALAVNEVNAALGRVVTAPTNGSAGVIPAVLMYYLVIENHDGDFDDIKRFLLVAGEIGSIFKKGATISAAMGGCQAEIGVSSAMAAGALTELSGGTPEQVLIAAEIAMEHHLGLTCDPIGGLVQIPCIERNAMGAIKAINAAELALDTDPKNVKVPLDKVVNTMWETAKDMSTKYKETSEGGLAVGVNLSDC; this is encoded by the coding sequence ATGGAATGTATCTCTGTTTTCGATATGCTAAAAATAGGTGTAGGTCCTTCAAGCTCACACACTCTTGGCCCTTGGCGAGCTGCCGAACGTTGGATTAAAGAGCTTAAAGCAACAAACAAATTTGATAATATTCAAGCTATTACTGTCGATTTGTACGGCTCCTTATCGTTAACAGGTAAAGGCCATGCTACAGACTACGCCGTAATGTTAGGTTTAACTGGTGTAGATCCAGAAACCATTCCTACTGATGACATTGAAACCATAGTTTCTAACATAAAAACAAATAAAACACTCACTGTTAATGGTGAAAAATCGATAGAATTTAACCCAGAAACTGCTATTGTTTTCAACAAAAACTTTTTACCATTTCACTCTAATGGAATGTCGTTTACAGCAACTATTAACGGTGAAAAATTAACATCGACGTTTTACTCTATTGGAGGTGGTTTTGTGGTTAAAGAAGAACGCAGCGTTCATAAAAAAAATGCTGAAATAAAACATTCTTTTCCCTATCCTATTGATAAAGGCAGTGAGCTTTTACAGTATTGTATAGATTTAAATATGCCGATTTCTAAAGTGGTTTTAGAAAACGAAAAATCTATTCGCAGCGAAGCGGTTATCGATAGCGAATTAAAACGCATTTGGGATACTATGCTAGAATGCATGTATATTGGTTGCCATACCGAAGGGCATCTTCCAGGTGGCTTAAATGTAAGACGGCGTGCCTTTGATATTCACCAAACTTTAAAAAGCAAAACGCCTTATAGCAATCCCGTAGAATGGTTGTATTCCATTAGAGACACCGAGGTTAAATTTCGACAAATTTTAAAATGGGTTAGCTGTTTTGCTTTAGCGGTTAACGAGGTAAACGCGGCTTTAGGACGTGTAGTTACCGCGCCAACAAATGGCAGTGCTGGAGTGATTCCCGCAGTACTGATGTATTATTTAGTAATTGAAAATCACGATGGCGATTTTGATGATATTAAACGCTTTTTATTAGTGGCTGGCGAAATAGGTAGCATCTTTAAAAAAGGTGCCACTATTAGTGCGGCCATGGGCGGTTGTCAAGCCGAAATTGGCGTATCATCGGCTATGGCTGCTGGAGCATTAACCGAGTTAAGTGGTGGCACACCAGAACAGGTTTTAATCGCTGCCGAAATTGCTATGGAGCACCATCTAGGCTTAACCTGCGATCCTATTGGCGGCTTGGTTCAAATACCTTGTATAGAACGTAATGCCATGGGTGCCATTAAGGCGATTAATGCGGCAGAACTGGCTTTAGATACCGACCCCAAAAACGTTAAAGTGCCTTTAGATAAGGTCGTAAATACCATGTGGGAAACTGCAAAAGATATGAGTACCAAATACAAAGAAACCAGCGAAGGTGGCTTGGCGGTTGGAGTGAATTTATCGGATTGTTAG
- the dnaK gene encoding molecular chaperone DnaK, translated as MSKIIGIDLGTTNSCVSVMEGNDPVVIPNAEGKRTTPSVIAFVEGGEIKVGDPAKRQAVTNPTKTVYSIKRFMGTKFSEAKAEAERVAYKVVKGDNDTPRVDIDGRMYTAQELSAMVLQKMKKTAEDYLGTTVSEAVITVPAYFNDAQRQATKEAGEIAGLKVRRIINEPTAAALAYGMDKKGTDQKIAVFDFGGGTHDVSILELGDGVFEVLSTEGDTHLGGDDVDDKIINWLADEFQAEESLDLRKDPMSLQRLKEAAEKAKIELSSAEQTEINLPYITATASGPKHLVRTLTRSKFEQLIDDLVKRTIAPCESALKAAGISKNDIDQVILVGGSTRIPAVQKAVENFFGKAPSKGVNPDEVVSLGAAIQGGVLSGDVKDVLLLDVTPLSLGIETMGNVMTKLIEANTTIPTKKSQVFSTAADNQPSVEIHVLQGERSMAADNKTIGRFHLDGIPPAKRGTPQIEVTFDIDANGIIHVTATDKATNKTQDIRIEASSGLTEEEIKKMKADAEANAEADAKAVENAQKLNEADSMIFQTEKQLEEFGDKLSDDKKQPILDALEELKKAYETKDIALITPALDKINEAWKQASEEMYKAQADAQGGGAAPGPDAAGQAGKTEGESNDVEDVDFEEVK; from the coding sequence ATGAGTAAAATTATTGGAATAGATTTAGGAACAACCAACTCTTGCGTTTCTGTAATGGAAGGTAACGATCCAGTGGTTATCCCTAACGCAGAGGGTAAACGCACAACACCATCGGTAATTGCTTTTGTTGAAGGTGGAGAAATTAAAGTTGGTGACCCAGCAAAACGTCAAGCGGTTACAAACCCAACAAAAACGGTTTATTCTATTAAGCGTTTTATGGGAACTAAATTTTCTGAAGCTAAAGCTGAAGCAGAACGTGTAGCCTATAAAGTGGTTAAAGGCGATAATGATACACCTAGAGTAGATATTGATGGTAGAATGTATACCGCTCAAGAATTATCGGCAATGGTACTTCAAAAAATGAAGAAAACCGCCGAAGATTATTTGGGTACAACAGTGTCTGAAGCTGTTATTACGGTACCAGCTTACTTTAACGATGCACAACGTCAAGCGACTAAGGAAGCCGGAGAGATTGCTGGCTTAAAAGTACGTCGTATTATTAACGAGCCAACCGCTGCCGCTTTAGCGTACGGAATGGACAAAAAAGGAACAGACCAAAAAATTGCTGTTTTTGATTTTGGTGGAGGAACACATGATGTTTCAATATTAGAATTAGGTGACGGTGTTTTTGAGGTATTATCTACAGAAGGTGATACTCACTTGGGTGGTGACGATGTTGACGATAAAATAATTAATTGGTTAGCAGACGAATTTCAGGCGGAAGAGTCCTTAGATTTGCGTAAAGATCCAATGTCACTACAACGTTTAAAAGAAGCTGCAGAGAAAGCTAAAATTGAATTATCGTCTGCAGAACAAACAGAGATTAACTTACCTTATATTACGGCTACTGCTAGTGGACCAAAACACTTAGTACGTACGTTAACACGTTCAAAATTCGAACAATTAATCGACGATTTAGTAAAGCGTACAATCGCGCCTTGTGAGTCTGCCTTGAAAGCCGCAGGTATCTCTAAAAACGACATCGATCAAGTTATTTTAGTAGGAGGATCTACGCGTATTCCAGCCGTACAAAAAGCCGTAGAAAATTTCTTTGGCAAAGCGCCAAGTAAAGGGGTAAACCCAGACGAGGTGGTATCTTTAGGAGCTGCTATTCAAGGTGGTGTTTTATCTGGAGATGTTAAAGATGTATTACTTTTAGATGTTACACCTTTATCACTTGGTATTGAAACTATGGGTAATGTTATGACCAAGCTTATTGAAGCAAACACTACAATTCCTACCAAAAAATCACAGGTGTTCTCTACCGCTGCCGATAATCAGCCATCAGTAGAAATTCACGTATTACAAGGTGAGCGTTCTATGGCTGCCGATAATAAAACGATTGGGCGTTTCCATCTAGATGGTATTCCACCAGCTAAGCGTGGTACCCCGCAAATTGAAGTGACTTTCGATATTGATGCTAACGGTATTATTCACGTTACGGCAACAGATAAAGCGACTAATAAAACGCAAGATATTCGAATTGAAGCATCTTCTGGTTTAACTGAAGAGGAAATTAAAAAGATGAAAGCAGATGCTGAAGCTAATGCCGAAGCCGATGCTAAAGCTGTTGAAAATGCTCAGAAATTAAATGAAGCAGATTCAATGATTTTCCAAACTGAAAAGCAATTAGAAGAATTTGGTGATAAATTATCAGACGATAAAAAACAACCTATTTTAGATGCTTTAGAAGAATTGAAAAAAGCATATGAAACTAAAGACATTGCTTTAATTACACCAGCTTTAGACAAAATTAACGAAGCGTGGAAACAAGCTTCTGAAGAAATGTATAAAGCACAAGCAGACGCTCAAGGTGGTGGTGCTGCTCCAGGACCAGATGCTGCTGGACAAGCTGGAAAAACAGAAGGTGAAAGTAACGATGTTGAAGACGTAGATTTTGAAGAGGTGAAGTAA
- a CDS encoding class I SAM-dependent rRNA methyltransferase: MSFSKSLKSSYQPKRLAVKLNAKGEQFVYQGHPWIFSDNIVKIKDDAQSGDLAIIFGKNKNRVIGLGLYDAHSPIRIKMLHNSIEKVEINAEFFQQKIEAAFAKRRKLLKTNTNSYRLLFGENDGFPGLIADVYAEVLVVKMYSEIWLPYLESIIPNLQKISKSKTVVIRLSRSMEQSKLHKLKNGEVVYGSLDDEVVRFVEHHVNFSANVIKGHKTGYFLDHRANRKQVGEWSKGKTVLDVFSYAGGFSIHALYNGAKEVTSLDISKQALEIAKQNAKLNKYVGIHKTIAGDAFEELKKLIDKQVTFNVVVIDPPSFAKQASEIDLAKKKYFQLAKLGEQLTAKKGLLVLASCSSRVSSQAFYDINSQALTSSNRNYDEILRTQHDSDHPIGFPEGAYLKCAYYRFLE; the protein is encoded by the coding sequence ATGTCTTTTTCCAAATCCTTAAAATCGTCTTATCAACCCAAACGTTTAGCGGTTAAACTAAATGCAAAAGGCGAGCAATTTGTTTATCAGGGGCATCCATGGATTTTTTCAGATAATATCGTTAAAATTAAAGACGATGCACAATCTGGAGATTTAGCTATTATTTTCGGTAAAAATAAAAACAGAGTCATTGGTTTAGGATTATATGATGCCCATTCGCCTATTCGAATAAAAATGCTTCATAATAGTATAGAAAAGGTAGAAATAAACGCCGAATTTTTTCAACAAAAAATAGAAGCCGCATTTGCTAAACGAAGAAAATTATTAAAAACCAATACCAATAGTTACCGTTTATTATTTGGCGAAAACGATGGTTTTCCTGGCCTTATTGCCGATGTTTATGCTGAGGTTTTGGTGGTGAAAATGTATTCTGAAATATGGTTGCCCTATTTAGAATCTATAATTCCAAATTTACAGAAAATTTCAAAGTCAAAAACGGTTGTCATTCGTTTAAGCCGCAGTATGGAACAATCAAAACTTCATAAGCTTAAAAATGGCGAAGTGGTTTATGGTAGTTTAGACGATGAGGTCGTTAGGTTTGTAGAACATCATGTCAATTTTTCAGCCAATGTTATAAAAGGTCATAAAACAGGTTATTTTTTAGACCATCGCGCAAACCGTAAACAAGTGGGAGAGTGGAGTAAAGGCAAGACGGTTTTAGATGTGTTTTCTTATGCTGGTGGATTTTCTATTCACGCGCTTTATAATGGCGCAAAAGAAGTGACAAGTCTCGATATTAGTAAACAAGCTTTAGAAATTGCAAAGCAAAACGCTAAGCTTAATAAATATGTAGGAATCCACAAAACGATTGCAGGAGATGCTTTTGAGGAGCTTAAAAAACTGATAGATAAACAAGTGACCTTCAATGTGGTAGTAATCGATCCGCCAAGTTTTGCAAAACAAGCCTCAGAAATTGATTTAGCGAAAAAAAAGTATTTTCAACTCGCTAAATTAGGCGAACAATTAACTGCTAAAAAAGGATTATTGGTTTTAGCCTCTTGCTCTTCAAGGGTTTCCAGTCAAGCATTTTACGATATTAATAGCCAAGCCTTAACATCTTCAAATAGAAATTATGATGAGATTTTAAGAACGCAACACGATAGCGATCATCCTATTGGTTTTCCTGAAGGTGCTTATTTAAAATGTGCTTATTATCGGTTTTTGGAATAG
- a CDS encoding NAD(P)H-dependent flavin oxidoreductase — translation MTTKLTQLLNIKYPIIQAPMFLVSNVAMVTEAMKSGIAGCIPALNYRTLDELRAAIKTLHANQVEGGAFGFNLIVNKSNLKYKEQLKVICEEGCDFIITSLGSPEETIIQAHKVGIKVFCDVVDLKFAKKVEHLGADAVIAVNNQAGGHRGDKSPEVLIKELVAHCSIPIISAGGVGCKADVDKMLSYGAEGVSVGSPFIASIEADVTDEYKQACVDYGAEDIVMTERISGTPCTVINTPYVQKIGTKQTWLESVLNKNKKLKKWVKMVRFSIGMNAAKNAATKATYKTVWVAGPSIENTTEILPTKDIINRLIN, via the coding sequence ATGACAACTAAACTCACACAACTTTTAAATATTAAATATCCCATAATACAAGCACCAATGTTTTTGGTATCGAATGTTGCCATGGTAACCGAAGCCATGAAAAGTGGTATCGCAGGATGTATTCCTGCACTTAATTATCGAACGCTTGACGAATTGCGTGCGGCTATAAAAACATTGCACGCTAATCAGGTTGAAGGGGGAGCTTTTGGTTTTAATTTAATTGTTAATAAATCTAATTTAAAATATAAAGAGCAGTTAAAAGTTATTTGCGAGGAAGGCTGCGATTTTATTATAACCTCTTTAGGAAGTCCAGAAGAAACTATAATTCAAGCTCATAAAGTGGGAATAAAAGTGTTTTGTGATGTGGTCGATTTAAAGTTTGCTAAAAAAGTGGAGCACTTAGGTGCAGATGCGGTAATAGCGGTTAATAATCAAGCAGGTGGACACAGAGGTGATAAATCTCCTGAGGTCTTGATAAAAGAGTTAGTCGCTCATTGTAGTATTCCTATTATTTCTGCAGGTGGCGTTGGTTGTAAAGCAGATGTAGATAAAATGTTAAGCTATGGAGCAGAAGGCGTATCTGTTGGTAGCCCATTTATAGCTTCAATTGAAGCAGATGTTACAGACGAGTACAAACAAGCTTGTGTAGACTATGGAGCTGAAGATATTGTGATGACCGAACGTATTTCTGGTACACCATGCACCGTAATAAATACGCCTTATGTGCAGAAAATAGGTACGAAACAAACCTGGTTAGAGTCGGTTTTAAATAAAAATAAAAAGCTTAAAAAGTGGGTTAAAATGGTTCGTTTTTCAATTGGAATGAATGCCGCTAAAAACGCCGCGACGAAAGCTACCTATAAAACGGTTTGGGTGGCTGGACCAAGTATCGAGAATACTACAGAGATTCTTCCAACAAAAGACATTATAAATCGCTTAATCAATTAA
- a CDS encoding mechanosensitive ion channel family protein, translated as MKTKKNKRWILSYSIIGILLIAFYYLIELEILNPWEEYIPLIKKLSLSLFLISTIFLIGKIISDLVKKQNHIEGDEYNLLRIIRFLSITLSLIVVASFLFQNLYAAAVSFGLISLILGFALQAPITSFIAWIYLIFRRSYLVGDRIQIKGFRGDVVEISYLDTSILECNGDYLNNDKPSGRVIRFPNSLILREEIINYSGPEIPFIWNETPIQIAYTSDLKFVENCLIEATLRDFKTRYPELSNRNHWPPSVYFRINTYAWMEAVITYPVEPKDASGRRNRILRLALPLLNSAPEKVKFPEGTLR; from the coding sequence ATGAAAACTAAGAAAAATAAACGTTGGATTTTAAGCTATTCTATAATAGGAATACTCCTTATTGCTTTCTATTATTTAATAGAATTAGAAATTTTAAATCCTTGGGAAGAATATATTCCTTTAATAAAAAAATTAAGTCTGAGTTTATTCTTAATTTCAACCATCTTTTTGATTGGTAAAATCATATCAGATCTCGTAAAAAAACAAAACCATATTGAAGGCGACGAATACAATCTCTTAAGAATTATCAGATTTCTTTCTATTACGCTAAGTCTAATAGTTGTGGCCTCTTTTCTATTTCAAAATCTTTATGCCGCAGCGGTTAGCTTTGGTTTAATCTCCTTAATATTAGGCTTTGCTTTACAGGCTCCAATTACCTCATTTATTGCTTGGATTTATTTAATTTTTAGACGTTCTTATTTGGTTGGTGACCGTATTCAAATAAAGGGATTTCGAGGCGATGTTGTAGAAATAAGCTATTTAGACACCTCTATTTTAGAATGTAATGGCGATTATTTAAACAACGATAAACCGAGCGGTAGGGTGATTAGATTTCCGAATAGTTTAATATTACGTGAAGAAATCATCAACTATTCTGGACCAGAAATTCCATTTATTTGGAATGAAACCCCAATTCAAATTGCATATACCAGTGATCTAAAATTTGTAGAAAATTGCTTAATAGAAGCCACCTTAAGAGATTTTAAGACACGTTATCCAGAATTATCAAACCGCAACCACTGGCCGCCTAGCGTTTATTTTAGAATAAACACCTATGCTTGGATGGAAGCTGTAATTACCTACCCAGTAGAGCCTAAAGATGCAAGCGGACGACGAAATCGCATATTACGTTTGGCATTACCTCTGTTAAATAGTGCTCCAGAAAAAGTAAAATTCCCAGAGGGTACCTTACGCTAA
- a CDS encoding DUF6588 family protein, with amino-acid sequence MKKFSLLMLLCVTTLTSNAQELESILLAREDASKLTESYMNPAMKGLIYGMSSGWYHTAKVHDKLGFDISIGFSASMVPSKDELITFANLGLTSVTSSSLTSPTLAGTGPGALMNVNATVQGQNVSTSFTMPEGISKDLPLSAVPTPAIQLSVGLPYKFDVMLRLVPEVGSDDVKGKLFGLGLKKELTSLLGPIDRLPLHLSFLAAYTSMDVNYRMDGSTIGGVNQHAKFKLNSFTAQAIASLNFPIINIYGGLGFSSGKSDLDLLGTYNLEYSNAVTETVTDPLNLDFKASGLRGTLGARLSLGFFKIFADYTLQEYNTASMGIAFSFR; translated from the coding sequence ATGAAAAAATTTAGCCTACTTATGTTGTTATGCGTAACAACGTTAACCTCCAATGCCCAAGAATTAGAAAGTATTCTATTAGCTCGTGAAGATGCTAGTAAACTTACAGAAAGTTATATGAATCCCGCAATGAAAGGATTGATATATGGGATGAGTAGCGGTTGGTACCATACCGCAAAAGTTCATGATAAGTTGGGTTTCGATATTTCAATAGGGTTTAGTGCTTCCATGGTTCCGAGTAAAGATGAGCTTATAACTTTTGCTAACTTAGGGTTAACAAGTGTAACCTCGTCGTCGTTAACTAGTCCAACTTTGGCTGGTACAGGGCCAGGAGCGCTTATGAATGTGAATGCAACAGTTCAAGGCCAAAATGTTAGTACATCCTTTACAATGCCCGAAGGTATTAGTAAAGACTTGCCATTAAGCGCTGTGCCAACGCCAGCTATACAACTTAGTGTAGGTTTGCCGTATAAGTTTGATGTCATGCTGCGCTTAGTTCCAGAGGTGGGTAGCGACGATGTTAAAGGAAAATTATTTGGTTTAGGTCTTAAAAAAGAACTTACAAGTCTTTTGGGACCTATAGATCGATTACCTTTACACTTGTCCTTCTTGGCGGCATATACCTCTATGGATGTAAATTATCGAATGGATGGAAGTACCATAGGAGGTGTTAATCAGCACGCTAAGTTTAAATTAAATTCTTTTACAGCTCAAGCTATAGCATCTTTAAACTTTCCTATTATTAATATTTATGGAGGACTTGGTTTTTCTAGTGGTAAATCAGACTTAGATTTATTGGGTACTTACAATCTTGAATATAGTAATGCCGTAACAGAAACAGTAACAGATCCTTTAAATTTAGATTTTAAAGCAAGTGGGTTAAGAGGAACTTTAGGAGCAAGATTGAGCTTAGGGTTTTTTAAGATTTTTGCAGATTATACCTTACAAGAATACAATACAGCATCAATGGGTATTGCTTTTAGTTTTAGATAA